A window of Maioricimonas rarisocia genomic DNA:
TTTCCGGGAGCGATGCATGGTCCGTGTCCCGTCGCATGCTGCACGAGGGGCCGAGTGACGGCGTCGAAGTGGTCAATCTCTGCAACGGACCACTGACGGTGTCGATTCTGCCGACGCGGGGAATGGGGCTCTGGAAGGCGGAGTACCGCGATATTCCGATCGGCTGGAACTCTCCGAATCGTTTTCCCGTCCACCCCCGTCACGTCAACCTGCAGTCGCGCAACGGGCTGGGGTGGCTGGACGGATTCAACGAACTCCTGTGCCGCTGCGGGCTGGCGTTCAACGGACCGCCGGGACTCGATGAAGGTGCTGCCAGTCCCATCGAGTCGGAAGTCACGCTGCACGGCCGCATCGCCAACACGGCGGCCCATCACGTGAGTGCCTCGGTCGACGATGCCGGGGCGGGAACAATCAGTGTGCGCGGCGAGGTGGACGAAACGACGCTGTTCGGTCCGAAGCTGCGGCTGGTTTCGACGGTGAGCAGCGTGGCCGGAAGCAACGCGTTCACGATCGTCGACGAGGTGACCAATATGGGAGCCGCCGAGGCCGAACTGCAGCTGCTCTATCACACCAACGTCGGCCGTCCGTTTCTGGAAGGAGATGCGCGGATTCTCTGCCCGGTCCGCGAGGTCTGTCCCCGTGACGCCCGGGCAGCGGAGGGCGTCGACGAGATCGAGCGCTACCTGCCGCCGACGTCGGGATATGCGGAGCAGGCGTACTTCTTCGACCTGCTGGCTGACGAGCAGGGAGAATCACTCGTGCTGCTTCACAACGCGGCGGGCGATCGTGGCCTGAGTGTGCATTTTGATCGCCAGCAGCTTCCCTGCTTCACGCTGTGGAAGTGCACGCAGTCGGAAGAAGACGGCTATGTGACCGGACTGGAACCGGGAACGAACTTCCCGAACTTCAAGGCGGATGAGCGACGGCTCGGACGGGTGCGGCAGATCGGTCCGGGAGAGACGTACCGCACGACGCTGCGGATTGAAGTTCACGGCTCGGCTGACAGCGTCAGCGAGGTAGCCGACCGCATTCGCGACCTGCAGTCCGCGACCGAAGCCCGCGTTCACCGTGAGCCAACCGGGCCGTTCTGCCCCTGATCAGCGGGCGGAGTCGCCTGTTCCGCCGGAAAGGTCCGTCTGATGCGTCTGGTCGAGATCGCGCGGTTCGTGGACGACGTTGCTTCGGCGACGAGGTTCTATCGTGACGTACTGGGACGGGAACCGAACCGGACCGGCGAGGGGGTCGCGGAATTCGATCTCGAGGGAGTGACGCTGCGTCTTCACGCGAAGACGCCACCTGCCGGGGGGATGCCACCGGTCGAGGATCACCTGGCGTTCGAAGTCCACGATCTCGATGCGGCCGTTGCGGCCATGGAAGTGGCGGGCCACCGGATCGAAATGCCGCCCGCGACATATCCGTGGGGCCGGGCTGCCTGGTTGCGTGATCCCGAGGGACGGCTGGTCGAACTGTGCGGGCGGAGTTCGTCGGTCACCGTCAGTGATCGCTGATGCAGCCGGAGAGGCATCGGGCGGATCAGTGGTCGTTGTGGTAGAACGGCTCGACGTGCACGACGACTTCCCGCACGAACGGCCAGTCCGCCTGGATCTGGGCCCGCACGTGCTGTGTGATGACATGTGCGTCGGCGACGCTCATAGCCGGTTCCACTTCGATGTCGATATCGACGTGCGCGTCGGGGCCGGCCTGCTGGATGCGGACCTTCTCGACATCCTGGACACCGGTCACCTTGAGGGCCGAGGCGCGCACCCGATCGAAGTGGACGTCATCGGGTGTCCCATCCAGTAACTGGTGCAGATTCTCCCGGGCCGCCATCGTTCCAAGCGCGATCATGATTGTCGCCAGCAGTGCCGCGCTGAGCCAGTCGATTCGATGGCCGAACTCGGGGTAGCGGGACGCGAGCAGCAGACCGATAGCAGCGACAACACTCGTGATTGCGTCGACCCGGTAGTGCTTCGCTTCCGCAGTGAGAGCCGTGCTGCGTTCGCGGTGTCCCACGCGCCGGACGAGCCGGGCGATCAGTTCGAGCAACACGGCAGCCAGGGCCGGGATCATCCACGCCCATGCCTTGACCTCGCCGGCTGCAGGTGCCCGTATCGCGCCCAGGGCGTGACTCGTGGCGAGCCAGAGGCCGGCGAGCGCCACGACGATGCCCAGTTGCAGGCCCGCCAGGGGCTCGTAGCGACCGTGACCGAACGGATGGTCTTCGTCGGGAGGTCGGGCTGCCAGCCGAATCGCCAGCACGATGGCCAGCGACGAAACGACGTCGAAGATGCTCGCGACCGCATCGACCAGCAGGGCGGCGTACCCCAGAAGCCAGACGGCCAGCAGTTCGGCTCCGATGATTGTCAGCCTCAGGGCGATGCCCAGCCAGGCGACCCGCAGCAGATCCCGCTGCCGCGAAGCCCGCGCATCTTCCACGTGTTCCGGCGGCCGGACCGGACCGGGAAACGTTTCGGTTTCGTGAGTGGGCAGCGTCGAGGACATTCTTCTGCCACTATCGGAGGCGGGGACGAATCGGGCAAGTACCTCGGCCCGGATTCTCAGATGCACTTGTGTCAGATTCCGCTTCCCTTCACACTTCGGAGCCGGTAACCCTTCCAATGCATTGATGTTGATAAGGAGAGGTCCAGGTGAGCTGGAGCGACGACGATCTGCTGCTCGTGACGGGGGCCACGGGACTCGTGGGCAGCCATGTGGCCGAGCGGGCCCGCAAGCAGGGAATCCGCACCCGAGCTCTGGCACGCTCCACGGCGGATATCCGGCTGCTGCAGAAATGGGACGTCGAGATCGCGACCGGCAGCCTGACCGAGCCATACGCGATCAAAGGAGCCATGCAGGGGGCAACGCACGTCGTTCACTGCGCGGCGAAAGTGGGAGACTGGGGCCCCGTCGAGAAATACCGCGAAGTCAACGTGGGGGGCCTGGAATCTCTGCTGGAGGCCGCCGGGGAGAACGACCGGCTCAAGCGGTTTGTCCACATCAGTTCCCTCGGCGTGTACCCGGCTCGCGACCATTATGGAACCGATGAGTCGGTCTCGCCGAACAAGGAAGGGATCGACGG
This region includes:
- a CDS encoding aldose 1-epimerase family protein; the protein is MSRRMLHEGPSDGVEVVNLCNGPLTVSILPTRGMGLWKAEYRDIPIGWNSPNRFPVHPRHVNLQSRNGLGWLDGFNELLCRCGLAFNGPPGLDEGAASPIESEVTLHGRIANTAAHHVSASVDDAGAGTISVRGEVDETTLFGPKLRLVSTVSSVAGSNAFTIVDEVTNMGAAEAELQLLYHTNVGRPFLEGDARILCPVREVCPRDARAAEGVDEIERYLPPTSGYAEQAYFFDLLADEQGESLVLLHNAAGDRGLSVHFDRQQLPCFTLWKCTQSEEDGYVTGLEPGTNFPNFKADERRLGRVRQIGPGETYRTTLRIEVHGSADSVSEVADRIRDLQSATEARVHREPTGPFCP
- a CDS encoding cation diffusion facilitator family transporter, which codes for MSSTLPTHETETFPGPVRPPEHVEDARASRQRDLLRVAWLGIALRLTIIGAELLAVWLLGYAALLVDAVASIFDVVSSLAIVLAIRLAARPPDEDHPFGHGRYEPLAGLQLGIVVALAGLWLATSHALGAIRAPAAGEVKAWAWMIPALAAVLLELIARLVRRVGHRERSTALTAEAKHYRVDAITSVVAAIGLLLASRYPEFGHRIDWLSAALLATIMIALGTMAARENLHQLLDGTPDDVHFDRVRASALKVTGVQDVEKVRIQQAGPDAHVDIDIEVEPAMSVADAHVITQHVRAQIQADWPFVREVVVHVEPFYHNDH
- a CDS encoding VOC family protein; its protein translation is MRLVEIARFVDDVASATRFYRDVLGREPNRTGEGVAEFDLEGVTLRLHAKTPPAGGMPPVEDHLAFEVHDLDAAVAAMEVAGHRIEMPPATYPWGRAAWLRDPEGRLVELCGRSSSVTVSDR